One Natrinema halophilum genomic window carries:
- a CDS encoding ribonucleotide-diphosphate reductase subunit beta gives MLQDTTGTNWQAERIDTTSKWYDLFQKGVELGTWDVEKLFDEVGFEEDREIWASLEPGERKQIRYLLSGFLDGEFAVGEDASHHLQRIVGAPCFDDNEEMEMYMTMFTLTEHKHTQFLDVYMHEVMGEQDAFAELNPKRGGARIPIVQATGLGDVFDRQGQLTARAAHSQDPVDIAEALTVYHMIVEGLLARGGFYSINKLSQNAPLSLLNHGFKLISTDEGRHITHGVEALNELIEKERSGRREFQGVSQAIIDVLYENVGSIADFGYMFTGAVDDPLEISFDDLLLRVGHLVDGQFNEALDLEVNHHKIIGIVADRHQECLETDIDEEVRKYQEQYNRKRGAAADGGRDDD, from the coding sequence GTGTTACAAGACACCACGGGTACGAACTGGCAGGCCGAACGGATCGACACCACGAGCAAATGGTACGATCTCTTTCAGAAAGGTGTCGAACTCGGGACGTGGGACGTCGAGAAACTGTTCGACGAGGTCGGTTTCGAGGAGGATCGCGAGATCTGGGCATCGCTCGAGCCTGGCGAGCGAAAACAGATCCGATACCTGTTATCCGGATTTCTCGACGGAGAGTTTGCTGTCGGCGAGGACGCGAGCCATCATCTCCAGCGAATCGTTGGCGCGCCGTGTTTCGACGACAACGAAGAAATGGAGATGTATATGACGATGTTTACGCTGACCGAACACAAGCACACACAGTTTCTCGACGTGTACATGCACGAGGTGATGGGCGAACAGGACGCGTTCGCGGAACTGAACCCGAAACGCGGAGGAGCGCGGATTCCGATCGTGCAAGCAACTGGGCTCGGCGACGTTTTCGACCGACAGGGCCAGTTAACAGCGAGAGCGGCCCACTCACAGGACCCCGTCGACATCGCCGAGGCGCTTACGGTGTATCACATGATCGTGGAGGGGCTGCTCGCCCGCGGCGGGTTCTATTCGATCAATAAACTCTCGCAGAATGCACCGCTGTCGCTTTTGAACCACGGGTTCAAGCTAATCAGCACGGACGAAGGACGGCACATCACCCACGGCGTCGAAGCGTTGAACGAACTGATCGAAAAGGAACGATCCGGCCGGCGGGAGTTTCAGGGCGTCAGTCAGGCGATTATCGACGTTCTCTACGAGAACGTGGGTTCGATCGCCGACTTCGGGTACATGTTCACGGGGGCCGTCGACGACCCGCTCGAGATCAGCTTCGACGACCTCCTGTTACGGGTGGGCCACCTCGTCGACGGCCAGTTCAACGAAGCGCTGGACCTCGAGGTCAACCATCACAAGATCATCGGTATCGTCGCCGACCGCCATCAGGAGTGTCTGGAAACAGACATCGACGAGGAGGTACGGAAGTATCAGGAACAGTACAATCGCAAACGCGGCGCTGCGGCCGATGGAGGTCGCGATGATGACTGA
- a CDS encoding alpha/beta hydrolase, whose protein sequence is MDAAEPDPGPIEELTDCFTFWDAASETYPQLDLTVSQPTTRNVPNSPTELLIYAHGWNSEGKNGRDQAATFEHALRANGYEHPVVNAQWESDSFDLAEAGRRADECAHRLADWLRDYRTRHPDVTIRLAGLSLGARVPLTTLEALDGDVTVATVSLFGAAVDATWLCSNSSTGYDGAAIDASTGTIFNYYSNDDDTICTTYTIGNSNGGLGCDGADCTALSGSGSTPDAYVDVDVTDEIGGHCAYQIQSGGIVSQVVTDFRAADTAVENRDDR, encoded by the coding sequence GTGGATGCTGCAGAACCCGACCCTGGACCGATCGAGGAGCTTACGGATTGTTTCACGTTTTGGGATGCCGCCTCGGAAACGTATCCGCAACTCGATCTAACGGTCTCGCAACCCACGACCCGTAACGTCCCCAACTCTCCGACGGAGTTGCTGATTTACGCTCACGGATGGAACAGCGAAGGAAAGAACGGCCGCGATCAAGCGGCCACGTTCGAACATGCGCTTCGAGCGAACGGGTACGAACATCCCGTCGTCAACGCTCAGTGGGAATCGGATTCCTTCGACCTGGCTGAGGCCGGACGACGCGCAGACGAGTGTGCGCATCGTCTGGCCGACTGGCTCCGCGACTACCGGACCCGCCATCCAGACGTTACGATTCGTCTCGCTGGACTCTCGCTCGGAGCACGTGTCCCACTCACGACGCTCGAGGCGTTAGATGGCGACGTTACTGTCGCAACCGTTTCGCTCTTCGGGGCAGCGGTCGATGCCACGTGGCTCTGTTCGAATAGTTCGACCGGATACGATGGTGCGGCAATCGACGCCTCCACGGGAACGATATTCAACTACTACTCGAACGATGACGATACGATCTGTACGACGTACACGATCGGAAACTCGAACGGTGGACTCGGATGCGATGGTGCTGATTGTACCGCGTTGTCCGGAAGTGGGTCGACGCCGGACGCCTACGTCGACGTCGACGTAACCGACGAAATTGGCGGTCATTGCGCCTATCAAATTCAAAGCGGCGGGATCGTCAGTCAGGTTGTAACTGACTTCAGAGCTGCCGATACCGCTGTGGAGAATCGAGACGACAGGTAA
- a CDS encoding ABC transporter ATP-binding protein: protein MFDHSVHDSRSSVEGADDDNRESTTAVRLEGVSHQYGSTGGRFRSGDERTVTALRDVSFEVPMGTIVGLEGPSGSGKSTILHAVAGLLVPTAGTVELCGTDLAAQSDAERTRVRRRHIGIVFQRFHLLPSLSARANVALPLVQEGVSRPDRRDRATTLLEAVGLGDRITHLPGELSGGERQRVAIARALATDPNVIVADEPTGELDTATGADVLELLTDIGRERAVLVASHDESTLSVADRVVTLCDGQVVENDA from the coding sequence ATGTTCGACCACTCAGTTCACGATTCGCGGTCGTCGGTCGAGGGAGCCGACGACGACAACCGCGAATCGACGACGGCCGTTCGACTCGAGGGCGTCAGCCATCAGTACGGTTCGACCGGTGGCCGATTTCGATCGGGCGACGAGCGCACGGTGACGGCGCTCCGTGACGTTTCCTTCGAGGTGCCGATGGGGACCATCGTCGGACTCGAAGGGCCGAGTGGGAGTGGCAAATCGACGATATTGCACGCGGTCGCGGGGCTGCTGGTTCCGACGGCCGGGACCGTCGAACTGTGTGGAACCGATCTCGCAGCACAGTCCGATGCGGAGAGAACGCGGGTGCGCCGTCGCCATATCGGCATCGTATTCCAGCGGTTCCATCTGCTGCCGTCGCTCTCCGCTCGTGCGAACGTCGCATTACCGCTCGTTCAGGAAGGCGTCTCGCGACCAGATCGACGCGACCGTGCGACGACGTTGCTCGAGGCGGTCGGTCTCGGTGACCGCATCACGCACCTTCCCGGAGAACTCAGCGGCGGGGAACGCCAGCGGGTTGCGATTGCACGAGCCCTTGCAACCGATCCGAACGTAATCGTCGCTGACGAGCCGACGGGTGAACTCGACACGGCGACCGGTGCGGACGTCCTGGAATTGTTGACCGACATCGGGCGCGAACGGGCGGTTCTGGTCGCGTCGCACGACGAATCCACTCTGTCCGTAGCCGACCGGGTCGTCACGCTTTGCGACGGACAGGTGGTCGAAAATGACGCGTGA
- a CDS encoding ABC transporter permease, with the protein MTRDGDGVADDVDDRLRTRWAGVIRFSLTRWWKQAARTTTGRIASTIAAVALTIALLLVVTGVALALADGGVMSADDADARITAAESTTISSVDGVEGPRLGATNERAATIRSHDGVDHASPVLVETVRLETAEGDARSVRLAGIVPDDESRTVAGLPTTALEPGDPHYANGTYNGSRTGEIVISSTVATHLDASTGDELNVSVGWTDAGGRSMTVVGVAEGGTGGTSAPVALVHLSDLQSIAGADDGELADRVLVWGDREAAQSAAADAYPDAAVQIAGSTDPSSLFDDGLAFATSVIALLVGVTICASFVATTMGMTVDEDRRTLAVLESVGFPTSGRLAVVVVSTGITTLVGSFVGIGLGLLGVIGINAFAKATVAPGAVAHFHPVFIPYAIAVALLSGLVAVPYPLAVAARTTVLDEVGR; encoded by the coding sequence ATGACGCGTGACGGCGACGGAGTCGCCGACGACGTGGACGACCGGCTACGAACACGGTGGGCGGGGGTCATCCGCTTTTCGCTCACCAGATGGTGGAAACAGGCAGCGCGAACGACGACGGGCCGAATTGCGTCGACGATCGCGGCCGTTGCACTAACGATCGCGTTGCTGTTGGTCGTGACTGGCGTCGCGCTAGCGCTGGCCGACGGTGGCGTGATGAGCGCCGACGACGCTGACGCCCGTATCACGGCGGCTGAGAGTACGACGATCTCGTCCGTCGACGGCGTCGAGGGGCCACGGCTCGGCGCGACGAACGAACGAGCCGCGACGATCCGGTCGCACGATGGCGTCGATCACGCGTCACCTGTACTGGTCGAGACGGTCCGACTCGAGACGGCTGAGGGAGATGCTCGAAGCGTCCGTCTCGCCGGTATCGTTCCAGACGATGAATCGCGGACCGTCGCGGGCTTGCCAACGACCGCGCTGGAACCGGGCGATCCACACTACGCGAACGGAACGTACAACGGCTCGCGAACGGGCGAAATCGTCATCTCGTCGACCGTCGCAACGCACCTCGACGCATCGACTGGTGACGAACTAAACGTCTCGGTCGGCTGGACCGACGCAGGCGGTCGCTCGATGACGGTAGTCGGCGTCGCAGAGGGCGGAACGGGCGGTACCAGCGCGCCGGTCGCGCTCGTCCATCTGAGCGATCTCCAGTCGATCGCCGGTGCGGACGACGGCGAACTCGCCGATAGAGTGTTGGTCTGGGGCGACCGGGAAGCCGCGCAATCGGCCGCGGCGGACGCCTACCCCGACGCAGCGGTCCAAATCGCCGGGAGCACCGATCCATCCTCGCTGTTCGACGACGGGTTGGCGTTTGCAACGAGCGTAATCGCGCTGCTGGTCGGGGTCACCATCTGTGCATCGTTCGTTGCGACGACCATGGGAATGACCGTCGACGAGGACCGACGCACCCTCGCCGTCCTCGAGTCGGTCGGCTTCCCCACTAGCGGCCGACTCGCCGTCGTCGTGGTATCGACTGGAATCACGACGCTGGTGGGCTCGTTCGTGGGAATCGGGCTCGGTTTGCTGGGAGTCATCGGAATCAACGCGTTCGCGAAGGCAACCGTCGCACCGGGGGCGGTCGCCCATTTCCATCCCGTATTCATTCCCTACGCAATCGCCGTCGCCCTTCTGTCCGGGCTGGTGGCCGTTCCCTACCCGCTTGCAGTGGCTGCGAGAACGACGGTTCTCGACGAGGTGGGACGGTGA